A single region of the Mustela lutreola isolate mMusLut2 chromosome 2, mMusLut2.pri, whole genome shotgun sequence genome encodes:
- the IL17RC gene encoding interleukin-17 receptor C isoform X4, translating to MPVPWFLLSLALGRSPMVLSLEKLMGPQDTARCSPGLSCHLWDGDVLCLPGSIVSAPGPVLVPTRLQTELVLRCHQETDCDLCVRVAIHLAVHGHWEEPKDEDRSGRAADLELEEPRNAFLQAQVVLSFQAYPTARCVLLEVQVPAALVQPGQSVGSVVFDCFEAALGAEVRLWSYTQPRYQKELNLTQQLPALPWLSVSADGDDVHLVLDVSEEQHFGLSLYWNQVQGPTKPWWHSNLTGPRNITLNHTDLFPCLCIQVWPLEPDSVRTSLCPFKEDPRAHRNLWRAARLRLLSPQGWQLNAPCLLLAEATLCWQAPGGGPCLSLVPPLSRENVTVNKTLELPLLNAHPNLCVQVSSWEKLQLQECLWADSLGALKDDMLLLETRGPQDNRSLCALEPSGCTPLLSQASTRAARLGEQLLQDLQSGQCLQLWEDDLRALWACPMDKYVHQRWALVWLACLLLASALFLLFLVKKNQVKGWLRLLKEDLRAGAVARGRATLLVYSAEDSGFERLVGALASALCQLPLRVAVDLWSRRELSAQGPLAWFHAQRRQTLQEGGVVVLLFSPGAVALCHEWLQDGASASAPHGPHDAFAASLSCVLPDFLQGRAPGRYVGAYFEGLLHSEAVPALFRSVPVFSLPSQLPDFLRTLQGPGTLRPGRLGERAKRVSRALQPALDQLLQPPGDPGDPEDGTRVGT from the exons ATGCCTGTGCCTTGGTTCCTGTTGTCCTTGGCACTGGGCCGAAGCCCCATGGTCCTCTCTTTAGAGAAGCTTATGGGGCCTCAGGACACTGCCCGCTGCTCTCCG GGCCTTTCCTGCCATCTCTGGG ATGGTGACGTGCTCTGCCTGCCCGGGAGCATTGTGTCCGCCCCGGGCCCTGTGCTGGTGCCCACACGCCTGCAGACAGAGCTGGTGCTGAGGTGCCACCAGGAGACTGACTGTGACCTCTGTGTGCGTGTCGCCATCCATCTGGCTGTGCATG GGCACTGGGAAGAACCTAAAGATGAGGACAGGTCTGGAAGAGCCGCTGATCTGGAGCTCGAGGAGCCTAGGAACG CCTTTCTCCAGGCCCAGGTGGTGCTCTCCTTCCAGGCCTACCCTACCGCCCGCTGTGTCCTGCTGGAGGTGCAAGTGCCTGCTGCCCTCGTGCAGCCTGGTCAGTCTGTG GGCTCTGTAGTATTTGACTGCTTCGAGGCTGCTCTGGGGGCTGAGGTGCGACTCTGGTCCTACACTCAGCCCAGGTACCAGAAGGAACTCAATCTCACACAGCAGTTGCCTG CCCTGCCCTGGCTCAGTGTGTCTGCCGATGGCGATGATGTGCACCTGGTGCTGGACGTCTCTGAGGAGCAGCACTTTGGCCTCTCCCTGTACTGGAACCAGGTCCAGGGCCCTACAAAACCTTGGTGGCATAGCAACCTG ACTGGGCCACGGAACATTACCTTGAACCACACAGACCTGTTTCCCTGCCTTTGTATTCAG GTGTGGCCTCTAGAGCCCGACTCTGTCAGGACGAGCCTCTGCCCCTTTAAGGAGG ACCCCCGGGCACACCGGAACCTCTGGCGTGCAGCCCGGCTGCGGCTACTGTCCCCCCAGGGCTGGCAGCTAAATGCACCCTGCTTGCTGCTTGCTGAGGCCACTCTGTGTTGGCAGGCACCAGGCGGGGGTCCCTGCCTGTCGCTGGTCCCACCGCTGTCCCGAGAAAATGTCACTGTAAAT AAGACACTTGAGTTGCCATTGCTGAATGCCCACCCCAACCTCTGTGTTCAG GTGAGCAGCTGGGAGAAGCTGCAGCTACAGGAGTGCTTGTGGGCTG ATTCCCTCGGGGCCCTCAAGGATGATATGCTGCTGCTAGAGACACGTGGCCCCCAGGACAACAGATCACTCTGTGCCTTGGAACCCAGTGGCTGCACCCCACTACTCAGCCAGGCCTCCACG AGGGCAGCTCGCCTGGGAGAGCAGTTACTACAGGACCTGCAGTCAGGCCAGTGTCTGCAG CTCTGGGAAGATGACCTGAGAGCACTATGGGCCTGCCCCATGGATAAGT ACGTTCACCAGCGCTGGGCCCTGGTGTGGCTGGCCTGCCTACTCTTGGCCTCTgcacttttccttctcttccttgtcaaaaagaaccaaGTGAAAG GGTGGCTGAGGCTCTTGAAGGAGGACCTCCGCGCGGGGG CTGTCGCCAGGGGCCGCGCGACTCTGCTCGTCTACTCAGCGGAGGACTCCGGTTTCGAGCGCCTAGTGGGCGCCCTGGCCTCAGCGCTGTGTCAGCTGCCCCTGCGGGTGGCCGTGGACCTCTGGAGCCGTCGTGAACTGAGCGCGCAGGGCCCCCTGGCCTGGTTCCACGCGCAGCGGCGTCAGACCCTTCAGGAAGGGGGCGTGGTGGTCCTGCTCTTCTCGCCGGGGGCCGTGGCGCTATGCCACGAGTGGCTGCAGGACGGGGCGTCAGCGTCCGCCCCGCACGGCCCGCACGACGCCTTTGCCGCCTCGCTCAGCTGCGTGCTGCCTGACTTCCTGCAGGGCCGGGCGCCCGGCCGCTACGTGGGGGCCTACTTCGAAGGACTGCTCCACTCGGAGGCCGTGCCCGCCCTTTTCCGCAGCGTACCCgtcttctccctgccctcccagtTGCCCGACTTCCTGAGGACCCTGCAGGGGCCTGGCACCCTCCGTCCCGGGCGGCTCGGGGAGAGGGCGAAGCGAGTGTCCCGGGCCCTGCAGCCCGCCCTGGACCAGCTGCTTCAGCCTCCCGGGGATCCTGGGGATCCCGAGGACGGCACGCGGGTTGGCACGTGA
- the IL17RC gene encoding interleukin-17 receptor C isoform X5: MPVPWFLLSLALGRSPMVLSLEKLMGPQDTARCSPGLSCHLWDGDVLCLPGSIVSAPGPVLVPTRLQTELVLRCHQETDCDLCVRVAIHLAVHGHWEEPKDEDRSGRAADLELEEPRNAFLQAQVVLSFQAYPTARCVLLEVQVPAALVQPGQSVGSVVFDCFEAALGAEVRLWSYTQPRYQKELNLTQQLPDCKGLEVQDSIQSCWALPWLSVSADGDDVHLVLDVSEEQHFGLSLYWNQTGPRNITLNHTDLFPCLCIQVWPLEPDSVRTSLCPFKEDPRAHRNLWRAARLRLLSPQGWQLNAPCLLLAEATLCWQAPGGGPCLSLVPPLSRENVTVNKTLELPLLNAHPNLCVQVSSWEKLQLQECLWADSLGALKDDMLLLETRGPQDNRSLCALEPSGCTPLLSQASTRAARLGEQLLQDLQSGQCLQLWEDDLRALWACPMDKYVHQRWALVWLACLLLASALFLLFLVKKNQVKAVARGRATLLVYSAEDSGFERLVGALASALCQLPLRVAVDLWSRRELSAQGPLAWFHAQRRQTLQEGGVVVLLFSPGAVALCHEWLQDGASASAPHGPHDAFAASLSCVLPDFLQGRAPGRYVGAYFEGLLHSEAVPALFRSVPVFSLPSQLPDFLRTLQGPGTLRPGRLGERAKRVSRALQPALDQLLQPPGDPGDPEDGTRVGT; this comes from the exons ATGCCTGTGCCTTGGTTCCTGTTGTCCTTGGCACTGGGCCGAAGCCCCATGGTCCTCTCTTTAGAGAAGCTTATGGGGCCTCAGGACACTGCCCGCTGCTCTCCG GGCCTTTCCTGCCATCTCTGGG ATGGTGACGTGCTCTGCCTGCCCGGGAGCATTGTGTCCGCCCCGGGCCCTGTGCTGGTGCCCACACGCCTGCAGACAGAGCTGGTGCTGAGGTGCCACCAGGAGACTGACTGTGACCTCTGTGTGCGTGTCGCCATCCATCTGGCTGTGCATG GGCACTGGGAAGAACCTAAAGATGAGGACAGGTCTGGAAGAGCCGCTGATCTGGAGCTCGAGGAGCCTAGGAACG CCTTTCTCCAGGCCCAGGTGGTGCTCTCCTTCCAGGCCTACCCTACCGCCCGCTGTGTCCTGCTGGAGGTGCAAGTGCCTGCTGCCCTCGTGCAGCCTGGTCAGTCTGTG GGCTCTGTAGTATTTGACTGCTTCGAGGCTGCTCTGGGGGCTGAGGTGCGACTCTGGTCCTACACTCAGCCCAGGTACCAGAAGGAACTCAATCTCACACAGCAGTTGCCTG ACTGCAAGGGGCTTGAAGTCCAGGACAGCATCCAGAGCTGCTGGG CCCTGCCCTGGCTCAGTGTGTCTGCCGATGGCGATGATGTGCACCTGGTGCTGGACGTCTCTGAGGAGCAGCACTTTGGCCTCTCCCTGTACTGGAACCAG ACTGGGCCACGGAACATTACCTTGAACCACACAGACCTGTTTCCCTGCCTTTGTATTCAG GTGTGGCCTCTAGAGCCCGACTCTGTCAGGACGAGCCTCTGCCCCTTTAAGGAGG ACCCCCGGGCACACCGGAACCTCTGGCGTGCAGCCCGGCTGCGGCTACTGTCCCCCCAGGGCTGGCAGCTAAATGCACCCTGCTTGCTGCTTGCTGAGGCCACTCTGTGTTGGCAGGCACCAGGCGGGGGTCCCTGCCTGTCGCTGGTCCCACCGCTGTCCCGAGAAAATGTCACTGTAAAT AAGACACTTGAGTTGCCATTGCTGAATGCCCACCCCAACCTCTGTGTTCAG GTGAGCAGCTGGGAGAAGCTGCAGCTACAGGAGTGCTTGTGGGCTG ATTCCCTCGGGGCCCTCAAGGATGATATGCTGCTGCTAGAGACACGTGGCCCCCAGGACAACAGATCACTCTGTGCCTTGGAACCCAGTGGCTGCACCCCACTACTCAGCCAGGCCTCCACG AGGGCAGCTCGCCTGGGAGAGCAGTTACTACAGGACCTGCAGTCAGGCCAGTGTCTGCAG CTCTGGGAAGATGACCTGAGAGCACTATGGGCCTGCCCCATGGATAAGT ACGTTCACCAGCGCTGGGCCCTGGTGTGGCTGGCCTGCCTACTCTTGGCCTCTgcacttttccttctcttccttgtcaaaaagaaccaaGTGAAAG CTGTCGCCAGGGGCCGCGCGACTCTGCTCGTCTACTCAGCGGAGGACTCCGGTTTCGAGCGCCTAGTGGGCGCCCTGGCCTCAGCGCTGTGTCAGCTGCCCCTGCGGGTGGCCGTGGACCTCTGGAGCCGTCGTGAACTGAGCGCGCAGGGCCCCCTGGCCTGGTTCCACGCGCAGCGGCGTCAGACCCTTCAGGAAGGGGGCGTGGTGGTCCTGCTCTTCTCGCCGGGGGCCGTGGCGCTATGCCACGAGTGGCTGCAGGACGGGGCGTCAGCGTCCGCCCCGCACGGCCCGCACGACGCCTTTGCCGCCTCGCTCAGCTGCGTGCTGCCTGACTTCCTGCAGGGCCGGGCGCCCGGCCGCTACGTGGGGGCCTACTTCGAAGGACTGCTCCACTCGGAGGCCGTGCCCGCCCTTTTCCGCAGCGTACCCgtcttctccctgccctcccagtTGCCCGACTTCCTGAGGACCCTGCAGGGGCCTGGCACCCTCCGTCCCGGGCGGCTCGGGGAGAGGGCGAAGCGAGTGTCCCGGGCCCTGCAGCCCGCCCTGGACCAGCTGCTTCAGCCTCCCGGGGATCCTGGGGATCCCGAGGACGGCACGCGGGTTGGCACGTGA
- the IL17RC gene encoding interleukin-17 receptor C isoform X10, whose protein sequence is MPVPWFLLSLALGRSPMVLSLEKLMGPQDTARCSPGLSCHLWDGDVLCLPGSIVSAPGPVLVPTRLQTELVLRCHQETDCDLCVRVAIHLAVHGHWEEPKDEDRSGRAADLELEEPRNAFLQAQVVLSFQAYPTARCVLLEVQVPAALVQPGQSVVWPLEPDSVRTSLCPFKEDPRAHRNLWRAARLRLLSPQGWQLNAPCLLLAEATLCWQAPGGGPCLSLVPPLSRENVTVNKTLELPLLNAHPNLCVQVSSWEKLQLQECLWADSLGALKDDMLLLETRGPQDNRSLCALEPSGCTPLLSQASTRAARLGEQLLQDLQSGQCLQLWEDDLRALWACPMDKYVHQRWALVWLACLLLASALFLLFLVKKNQVKGWLRLLKEDLRAGAVARGRATLLVYSAEDSGFERLVGALASALCQLPLRVAVDLWSRRELSAQGPLAWFHAQRRQTLQEGGVVVLLFSPGAVALCHEWLQDGASASAPHGPHDAFAASLSCVLPDFLQGRAPGRYVGAYFEGLLHSEAVPALFRSVPVFSLPSQLPDFLRTLQGPGTLRPGRLGERAKRVSRALQPALDQLLQPPGDPGDPEDGTRVGT, encoded by the exons ATGCCTGTGCCTTGGTTCCTGTTGTCCTTGGCACTGGGCCGAAGCCCCATGGTCCTCTCTTTAGAGAAGCTTATGGGGCCTCAGGACACTGCCCGCTGCTCTCCG GGCCTTTCCTGCCATCTCTGGG ATGGTGACGTGCTCTGCCTGCCCGGGAGCATTGTGTCCGCCCCGGGCCCTGTGCTGGTGCCCACACGCCTGCAGACAGAGCTGGTGCTGAGGTGCCACCAGGAGACTGACTGTGACCTCTGTGTGCGTGTCGCCATCCATCTGGCTGTGCATG GGCACTGGGAAGAACCTAAAGATGAGGACAGGTCTGGAAGAGCCGCTGATCTGGAGCTCGAGGAGCCTAGGAACG CCTTTCTCCAGGCCCAGGTGGTGCTCTCCTTCCAGGCCTACCCTACCGCCCGCTGTGTCCTGCTGGAGGTGCAAGTGCCTGCTGCCCTCGTGCAGCCTGGTCAGTCTGTG GTGTGGCCTCTAGAGCCCGACTCTGTCAGGACGAGCCTCTGCCCCTTTAAGGAGG ACCCCCGGGCACACCGGAACCTCTGGCGTGCAGCCCGGCTGCGGCTACTGTCCCCCCAGGGCTGGCAGCTAAATGCACCCTGCTTGCTGCTTGCTGAGGCCACTCTGTGTTGGCAGGCACCAGGCGGGGGTCCCTGCCTGTCGCTGGTCCCACCGCTGTCCCGAGAAAATGTCACTGTAAAT AAGACACTTGAGTTGCCATTGCTGAATGCCCACCCCAACCTCTGTGTTCAG GTGAGCAGCTGGGAGAAGCTGCAGCTACAGGAGTGCTTGTGGGCTG ATTCCCTCGGGGCCCTCAAGGATGATATGCTGCTGCTAGAGACACGTGGCCCCCAGGACAACAGATCACTCTGTGCCTTGGAACCCAGTGGCTGCACCCCACTACTCAGCCAGGCCTCCACG AGGGCAGCTCGCCTGGGAGAGCAGTTACTACAGGACCTGCAGTCAGGCCAGTGTCTGCAG CTCTGGGAAGATGACCTGAGAGCACTATGGGCCTGCCCCATGGATAAGT ACGTTCACCAGCGCTGGGCCCTGGTGTGGCTGGCCTGCCTACTCTTGGCCTCTgcacttttccttctcttccttgtcaaaaagaaccaaGTGAAAG GGTGGCTGAGGCTCTTGAAGGAGGACCTCCGCGCGGGGG CTGTCGCCAGGGGCCGCGCGACTCTGCTCGTCTACTCAGCGGAGGACTCCGGTTTCGAGCGCCTAGTGGGCGCCCTGGCCTCAGCGCTGTGTCAGCTGCCCCTGCGGGTGGCCGTGGACCTCTGGAGCCGTCGTGAACTGAGCGCGCAGGGCCCCCTGGCCTGGTTCCACGCGCAGCGGCGTCAGACCCTTCAGGAAGGGGGCGTGGTGGTCCTGCTCTTCTCGCCGGGGGCCGTGGCGCTATGCCACGAGTGGCTGCAGGACGGGGCGTCAGCGTCCGCCCCGCACGGCCCGCACGACGCCTTTGCCGCCTCGCTCAGCTGCGTGCTGCCTGACTTCCTGCAGGGCCGGGCGCCCGGCCGCTACGTGGGGGCCTACTTCGAAGGACTGCTCCACTCGGAGGCCGTGCCCGCCCTTTTCCGCAGCGTACCCgtcttctccctgccctcccagtTGCCCGACTTCCTGAGGACCCTGCAGGGGCCTGGCACCCTCCGTCCCGGGCGGCTCGGGGAGAGGGCGAAGCGAGTGTCCCGGGCCCTGCAGCCCGCCCTGGACCAGCTGCTTCAGCCTCCCGGGGATCCTGGGGATCCCGAGGACGGCACGCGGGTTGGCACGTGA
- the IL17RC gene encoding interleukin-17 receptor C isoform X6 produces the protein MPVPWFLLSLALGRSPMVLSLEKLMGPQDTARCSPGLSCHLWDGDVLCLPGSIVSAPGPVLVPTRLQTELVLRCHQETDCDLCVRVAIHLAVHGHWEEPKDEDRSGRAADLELEEPRNAFLQAQVVLSFQAYPTARCVLLEVQVPAALVQPGQSVGSVVFDCFEAALGAEVRLWSYTQPRYQKELNLTQQLPALPWLSVSADGDDVHLVLDVSEEQHFGLSLYWNQVQGPTKPWWHSNLTGPRNITLNHTDLFPCLCIQVWPLEPDSVRTSLCPFKEDPRAHRNLWRAARLRLLSPQGWQLNAPCLLLAEATLCWQAPGGGPCLSLVPPLSRENVTVNKTLELPLLNAHPNLCVQVSSWEKLQLQECLWADSLGALKDDMLLLETRGPQDNRSLCALEPSGCTPLLSQASTRAARLGEQLLQDLQSGQCLQLWEDDLRALWACPMDKYVHQRWALVWLACLLLASALFLLFLVKKNQVKAVARGRATLLVYSAEDSGFERLVGALASALCQLPLRVAVDLWSRRELSAQGPLAWFHAQRRQTLQEGGVVVLLFSPGAVALCHEWLQDGASASAPHGPHDAFAASLSCVLPDFLQGRAPGRYVGAYFEGLLHSEAVPALFRSVPVFSLPSQLPDFLRTLQGPGTLRPGRLGERAKRVSRALQPALDQLLQPPGDPGDPEDGTRVGT, from the exons ATGCCTGTGCCTTGGTTCCTGTTGTCCTTGGCACTGGGCCGAAGCCCCATGGTCCTCTCTTTAGAGAAGCTTATGGGGCCTCAGGACACTGCCCGCTGCTCTCCG GGCCTTTCCTGCCATCTCTGGG ATGGTGACGTGCTCTGCCTGCCCGGGAGCATTGTGTCCGCCCCGGGCCCTGTGCTGGTGCCCACACGCCTGCAGACAGAGCTGGTGCTGAGGTGCCACCAGGAGACTGACTGTGACCTCTGTGTGCGTGTCGCCATCCATCTGGCTGTGCATG GGCACTGGGAAGAACCTAAAGATGAGGACAGGTCTGGAAGAGCCGCTGATCTGGAGCTCGAGGAGCCTAGGAACG CCTTTCTCCAGGCCCAGGTGGTGCTCTCCTTCCAGGCCTACCCTACCGCCCGCTGTGTCCTGCTGGAGGTGCAAGTGCCTGCTGCCCTCGTGCAGCCTGGTCAGTCTGTG GGCTCTGTAGTATTTGACTGCTTCGAGGCTGCTCTGGGGGCTGAGGTGCGACTCTGGTCCTACACTCAGCCCAGGTACCAGAAGGAACTCAATCTCACACAGCAGTTGCCTG CCCTGCCCTGGCTCAGTGTGTCTGCCGATGGCGATGATGTGCACCTGGTGCTGGACGTCTCTGAGGAGCAGCACTTTGGCCTCTCCCTGTACTGGAACCAGGTCCAGGGCCCTACAAAACCTTGGTGGCATAGCAACCTG ACTGGGCCACGGAACATTACCTTGAACCACACAGACCTGTTTCCCTGCCTTTGTATTCAG GTGTGGCCTCTAGAGCCCGACTCTGTCAGGACGAGCCTCTGCCCCTTTAAGGAGG ACCCCCGGGCACACCGGAACCTCTGGCGTGCAGCCCGGCTGCGGCTACTGTCCCCCCAGGGCTGGCAGCTAAATGCACCCTGCTTGCTGCTTGCTGAGGCCACTCTGTGTTGGCAGGCACCAGGCGGGGGTCCCTGCCTGTCGCTGGTCCCACCGCTGTCCCGAGAAAATGTCACTGTAAAT AAGACACTTGAGTTGCCATTGCTGAATGCCCACCCCAACCTCTGTGTTCAG GTGAGCAGCTGGGAGAAGCTGCAGCTACAGGAGTGCTTGTGGGCTG ATTCCCTCGGGGCCCTCAAGGATGATATGCTGCTGCTAGAGACACGTGGCCCCCAGGACAACAGATCACTCTGTGCCTTGGAACCCAGTGGCTGCACCCCACTACTCAGCCAGGCCTCCACG AGGGCAGCTCGCCTGGGAGAGCAGTTACTACAGGACCTGCAGTCAGGCCAGTGTCTGCAG CTCTGGGAAGATGACCTGAGAGCACTATGGGCCTGCCCCATGGATAAGT ACGTTCACCAGCGCTGGGCCCTGGTGTGGCTGGCCTGCCTACTCTTGGCCTCTgcacttttccttctcttccttgtcaaaaagaaccaaGTGAAAG CTGTCGCCAGGGGCCGCGCGACTCTGCTCGTCTACTCAGCGGAGGACTCCGGTTTCGAGCGCCTAGTGGGCGCCCTGGCCTCAGCGCTGTGTCAGCTGCCCCTGCGGGTGGCCGTGGACCTCTGGAGCCGTCGTGAACTGAGCGCGCAGGGCCCCCTGGCCTGGTTCCACGCGCAGCGGCGTCAGACCCTTCAGGAAGGGGGCGTGGTGGTCCTGCTCTTCTCGCCGGGGGCCGTGGCGCTATGCCACGAGTGGCTGCAGGACGGGGCGTCAGCGTCCGCCCCGCACGGCCCGCACGACGCCTTTGCCGCCTCGCTCAGCTGCGTGCTGCCTGACTTCCTGCAGGGCCGGGCGCCCGGCCGCTACGTGGGGGCCTACTTCGAAGGACTGCTCCACTCGGAGGCCGTGCCCGCCCTTTTCCGCAGCGTACCCgtcttctccctgccctcccagtTGCCCGACTTCCTGAGGACCCTGCAGGGGCCTGGCACCCTCCGTCCCGGGCGGCTCGGGGAGAGGGCGAAGCGAGTGTCCCGGGCCCTGCAGCCCGCCCTGGACCAGCTGCTTCAGCCTCCCGGGGATCCTGGGGATCCCGAGGACGGCACGCGGGTTGGCACGTGA
- the IL17RC gene encoding interleukin-17 receptor C isoform X1 has product MPVPWFLLSLALGRSPMVLSLEKLMGPQDTARCSPGLSCHLWDGDVLCLPGSIVSAPGPVLVPTRLQTELVLRCHQETDCDLCVRVAIHLAVHGHWEEPKDEDRSGRAADLELEEPRNAFLQAQVVLSFQAYPTARCVLLEVQVPAALVQPGQSVGSVVFDCFEAALGAEVRLWSYTQPRYQKELNLTQQLPDCKGLEVQDSIQSCWALPWLSVSADGDDVHLVLDVSEEQHFGLSLYWNQVQGPTKPWWHSNLTGPRNITLNHTDLFPCLCIQVWPLEPDSVRTSLCPFKEDPRAHRNLWRAARLRLLSPQGWQLNAPCLLLAEATLCWQAPGGGPCLSLVPPLSRENVTVNKTLELPLLNAHPNLCVQVSSWEKLQLQECLWADSLGALKDDMLLLETRGPQDNRSLCALEPSGCTPLLSQASTRAARLGEQLLQDLQSGQCLQLWEDDLRALWACPMDKYVHQRWALVWLACLLLASALFLLFLVKKNQVKGWLRLLKEDLRAGAVARGRATLLVYSAEDSGFERLVGALASALCQLPLRVAVDLWSRRELSAQGPLAWFHAQRRQTLQEGGVVVLLFSPGAVALCHEWLQDGASASAPHGPHDAFAASLSCVLPDFLQGRAPGRYVGAYFEGLLHSEAVPALFRSVPVFSLPSQLPDFLRTLQGPGTLRPGRLGERAKRVSRALQPALDQLLQPPGDPGDPEDGTRVGT; this is encoded by the exons ATGCCTGTGCCTTGGTTCCTGTTGTCCTTGGCACTGGGCCGAAGCCCCATGGTCCTCTCTTTAGAGAAGCTTATGGGGCCTCAGGACACTGCCCGCTGCTCTCCG GGCCTTTCCTGCCATCTCTGGG ATGGTGACGTGCTCTGCCTGCCCGGGAGCATTGTGTCCGCCCCGGGCCCTGTGCTGGTGCCCACACGCCTGCAGACAGAGCTGGTGCTGAGGTGCCACCAGGAGACTGACTGTGACCTCTGTGTGCGTGTCGCCATCCATCTGGCTGTGCATG GGCACTGGGAAGAACCTAAAGATGAGGACAGGTCTGGAAGAGCCGCTGATCTGGAGCTCGAGGAGCCTAGGAACG CCTTTCTCCAGGCCCAGGTGGTGCTCTCCTTCCAGGCCTACCCTACCGCCCGCTGTGTCCTGCTGGAGGTGCAAGTGCCTGCTGCCCTCGTGCAGCCTGGTCAGTCTGTG GGCTCTGTAGTATTTGACTGCTTCGAGGCTGCTCTGGGGGCTGAGGTGCGACTCTGGTCCTACACTCAGCCCAGGTACCAGAAGGAACTCAATCTCACACAGCAGTTGCCTG ACTGCAAGGGGCTTGAAGTCCAGGACAGCATCCAGAGCTGCTGGG CCCTGCCCTGGCTCAGTGTGTCTGCCGATGGCGATGATGTGCACCTGGTGCTGGACGTCTCTGAGGAGCAGCACTTTGGCCTCTCCCTGTACTGGAACCAGGTCCAGGGCCCTACAAAACCTTGGTGGCATAGCAACCTG ACTGGGCCACGGAACATTACCTTGAACCACACAGACCTGTTTCCCTGCCTTTGTATTCAG GTGTGGCCTCTAGAGCCCGACTCTGTCAGGACGAGCCTCTGCCCCTTTAAGGAGG ACCCCCGGGCACACCGGAACCTCTGGCGTGCAGCCCGGCTGCGGCTACTGTCCCCCCAGGGCTGGCAGCTAAATGCACCCTGCTTGCTGCTTGCTGAGGCCACTCTGTGTTGGCAGGCACCAGGCGGGGGTCCCTGCCTGTCGCTGGTCCCACCGCTGTCCCGAGAAAATGTCACTGTAAAT AAGACACTTGAGTTGCCATTGCTGAATGCCCACCCCAACCTCTGTGTTCAG GTGAGCAGCTGGGAGAAGCTGCAGCTACAGGAGTGCTTGTGGGCTG ATTCCCTCGGGGCCCTCAAGGATGATATGCTGCTGCTAGAGACACGTGGCCCCCAGGACAACAGATCACTCTGTGCCTTGGAACCCAGTGGCTGCACCCCACTACTCAGCCAGGCCTCCACG AGGGCAGCTCGCCTGGGAGAGCAGTTACTACAGGACCTGCAGTCAGGCCAGTGTCTGCAG CTCTGGGAAGATGACCTGAGAGCACTATGGGCCTGCCCCATGGATAAGT ACGTTCACCAGCGCTGGGCCCTGGTGTGGCTGGCCTGCCTACTCTTGGCCTCTgcacttttccttctcttccttgtcaaaaagaaccaaGTGAAAG GGTGGCTGAGGCTCTTGAAGGAGGACCTCCGCGCGGGGG CTGTCGCCAGGGGCCGCGCGACTCTGCTCGTCTACTCAGCGGAGGACTCCGGTTTCGAGCGCCTAGTGGGCGCCCTGGCCTCAGCGCTGTGTCAGCTGCCCCTGCGGGTGGCCGTGGACCTCTGGAGCCGTCGTGAACTGAGCGCGCAGGGCCCCCTGGCCTGGTTCCACGCGCAGCGGCGTCAGACCCTTCAGGAAGGGGGCGTGGTGGTCCTGCTCTTCTCGCCGGGGGCCGTGGCGCTATGCCACGAGTGGCTGCAGGACGGGGCGTCAGCGTCCGCCCCGCACGGCCCGCACGACGCCTTTGCCGCCTCGCTCAGCTGCGTGCTGCCTGACTTCCTGCAGGGCCGGGCGCCCGGCCGCTACGTGGGGGCCTACTTCGAAGGACTGCTCCACTCGGAGGCCGTGCCCGCCCTTTTCCGCAGCGTACCCgtcttctccctgccctcccagtTGCCCGACTTCCTGAGGACCCTGCAGGGGCCTGGCACCCTCCGTCCCGGGCGGCTCGGGGAGAGGGCGAAGCGAGTGTCCCGGGCCCTGCAGCCCGCCCTGGACCAGCTGCTTCAGCCTCCCGGGGATCCTGGGGATCCCGAGGACGGCACGCGGGTTGGCACGTGA